One Cellulomonas soli DNA window includes the following coding sequences:
- the rpsL gene encoding 30S ribosomal protein S12, which produces MPTIQQLVRKGRQAKTNKSKTPALKGSPQRRGVCTRVYTTTPKKPNSALRKVARVRLSSQVEVTAYIPGVGHNLQEHSIVLVRGGRVKDLPGVRYKIVRGALDTQGVKNRKQARSRYGAKKVG; this is translated from the coding sequence GTGCCTACGATCCAGCAGCTGGTCCGCAAGGGCCGGCAGGCGAAGACGAACAAGTCGAAGACGCCTGCCCTCAAGGGCTCCCCCCAGCGACGCGGTGTGTGCACCCGCGTCTACACCACGACCCCCAAGAAGCCGAACTCGGCCCTCCGCAAGGTGGCCCGTGTCCGTCTCTCCTCGCAGGTCGAGGTCACCGCGTACATCCCGGGTGTCGGTCACAACCTGCAGGAGCACTCGATCGTGCTCGTGCGCGGTGGCCGTGTGAAGGACCTGCCCGGTGTCCGCTACAAGATCGTCCGTGGCGCGCTCGACACGCAGGGCGTCAAGAACCGCAAGCAGGCGCGTAGCCGCTACGGCGCGAAGAAGGTGGGCTGA
- the tuf gene encoding elongation factor Tu gives MGKAKFERTKPHVNIGTIGHVDHGKTTLTAAISKVLHDKYPDLNPFTPFDEIDKAPEEKQRGITINIAHVEYQTEKRHYAHVDAPGHADYIKNMITGAAQMDGAILVVAATDGPMAQTREHVLLARQVGVPYLLVALNKTDMVDDEEILDLVEMEVRELLSAQGFAGDDVPVVRVSGLKALEGDPVWVKSVEDLLQAVDDNVPDPVRDIDKPFLMPIEDVFTITGRGTVVTGRVERGSLKVNEEVEIVGIKEKAIKTTVTGVEMFRKLLDYAEAGENVGLLLRGTKREEVERGQVVVKPGSITPHTEFEGQVYILAKDEGGRHNPFYGNYRPQFYFRTTDVTGVITLPEGTEMVMPGDNTEIHVNLIQPIAMEEGLGFAIREGGRTVGSGRVIKILK, from the coding sequence GTGGGCAAGGCGAAGTTCGAGCGGACGAAGCCGCACGTCAACATCGGGACCATCGGCCACGTCGACCACGGCAAGACGACGCTGACCGCCGCGATCTCGAAGGTGCTGCACGACAAGTACCCGGATCTGAACCCCTTCACGCCGTTCGACGAGATCGACAAGGCGCCTGAGGAGAAGCAGCGCGGTATCACGATCAACATCGCGCACGTCGAGTACCAGACCGAGAAGCGTCACTACGCGCACGTCGACGCCCCCGGTCACGCCGACTACATCAAGAACATGATCACGGGTGCGGCGCAGATGGACGGCGCCATCCTCGTGGTCGCGGCCACCGACGGCCCGATGGCCCAGACGCGTGAGCACGTCCTGCTCGCCCGTCAGGTCGGCGTCCCGTACCTGCTCGTGGCGCTGAACAAGACCGACATGGTCGACGACGAGGAGATCCTGGACCTCGTCGAGATGGAGGTGCGCGAGCTCCTCTCCGCGCAGGGCTTCGCGGGCGACGACGTGCCGGTCGTGCGCGTCTCCGGCCTCAAGGCGCTCGAGGGCGACCCGGTCTGGGTCAAGTCCGTCGAGGACCTGCTGCAGGCTGTCGACGACAACGTGCCGGACCCGGTGCGCGACATCGACAAGCCGTTCCTCATGCCGATCGAGGACGTCTTCACGATCACCGGTCGTGGCACGGTCGTCACCGGTCGTGTCGAGCGCGGCTCGCTCAAGGTGAACGAGGAGGTGGAGATCGTCGGTATCAAGGAGAAGGCGATCAAGACCACGGTCACCGGCGTCGAGATGTTCCGCAAGCTGCTCGACTACGCCGAGGCCGGCGAGAACGTCGGTCTGCTCCTGCGTGGCACGAAGCGCGAGGAGGTCGAGCGCGGCCAGGTCGTCGTCAAGCCCGGCTCGATCACGCCGCACACCGAGTTCGAGGGCCAGGTCTACATCCTGGCCAAGGACGAGGGTGGCCGTCACAACCCGTTCTACGGGAACTACCGCCCCCAGTTCTACTTCCGCACCACCGACGTCACCGGCGTCATCACGCTGCCCGAGGGCACCGAGATGGTCATGCCCGGCGACAACACCGAGATCCACGTGAACCTCATCCAGCCCATCGCGATGGAGGAGGGCCTCGGCTTCGCCATCCGCGAGGGTGGCCGCACCGTCGGCTCGGGTCGGGTCATCAAGATCCTCAAGTGA
- the rpsG gene encoding 30S ribosomal protein S7 has product MPRKGPAPKRPLIVDPVYGSPVVTQLINKVLLDGKKSVAESIVYGALEGVREKTQGDPVVVLKRALDNVRPSLEVRSRRVGGATYQVPVEVRPVRQTTLALRWLTDYSRARREKTMTERLMNEILDASNGLGAAVKRREDMHKMAESNKAFAHYRW; this is encoded by the coding sequence ATGCCTCGCAAGGGTCCGGCCCCGAAGCGGCCGCTCATCGTCGACCCGGTCTACGGGTCCCCGGTCGTCACGCAGCTGATCAACAAGGTCCTGCTCGACGGCAAGAAGTCGGTCGCCGAGTCGATCGTCTACGGCGCCCTCGAGGGCGTGCGTGAGAAGACGCAGGGCGACCCGGTCGTCGTGCTCAAGCGCGCGCTCGACAACGTGCGTCCCTCGCTCGAGGTGCGTTCGCGCCGCGTCGGTGGCGCCACCTACCAGGTGCCCGTCGAGGTCCGTCCGGTCCGCCAGACGACCCTCGCCCTGCGCTGGCTCACCGACTACTCGCGCGCCCGTCGCGAGAAGACCATGACCGAGCGCCTGATGAACGAGATCCTCGACGCCTCCAACGGCCTGGGTGCCGCTGTGAAGCGCCGTGAGGACATGCACAAGATGGCCGAGTCGAACAAGGCCTTCGCGCACTACCGCTGGTAA
- a CDS encoding C2 family cysteine protease, which yields MSVLPGDATAVAGTATSVERAAAAVEAARMLVHRERGAMDWTGAAADACDARLGAVEGGADAVTQSMTAIAQALSRYAADLAVAQSDAQNADDDRRRAKTKVDASPLDLPAWLDYLRARSRVWSAVQGAEAAAGRAAAAVRAALGTGAEAIAGLTDAARRDTAVPDDILDSGSMSQQDVQQQGIGSCYLLSSLMGYLRTDAGDALLRKNVRWDEQEQGYWVTLYVDGKPKQVFVDGVYDGGVRQPASVVGVASVYEAAVGIQLGYADLNDGGYSKDAMQLITGKAGEEYTTSHSWWPFDDEFGEERDDIADRLARGASVTADTGGRPNVDDLAVQVERGGSRVDTTVDVVGRHAYMVERIDDDGGVWVRNPWGQGNGADGGQVFRLAPDEFQRVFGRVTVSEVP from the coding sequence ATGAGCGTGCTCCCCGGTGATGCGACGGCGGTGGCGGGGACGGCGACGTCGGTGGAGCGTGCCGCCGCGGCGGTGGAGGCCGCTCGGATGCTCGTGCACCGCGAACGCGGGGCGATGGACTGGACCGGTGCGGCAGCCGACGCGTGCGACGCCAGGCTGGGCGCGGTCGAGGGCGGCGCCGATGCCGTGACCCAGAGCATGACCGCGATCGCGCAGGCGCTGTCACGGTACGCAGCCGACCTGGCGGTGGCGCAGTCGGACGCGCAGAACGCGGATGACGACCGACGCCGGGCCAAGACCAAGGTCGACGCGAGCCCGCTCGACCTTCCCGCGTGGCTCGACTACCTCCGGGCACGCAGTCGCGTGTGGTCGGCGGTGCAGGGCGCGGAGGCAGCGGCAGGACGCGCCGCAGCGGCCGTGCGCGCGGCGCTCGGCACCGGGGCCGAGGCGATCGCCGGTCTGACCGACGCCGCGCGCCGCGACACGGCAGTGCCCGACGACATCCTCGACAGCGGGTCGATGTCGCAGCAGGACGTCCAGCAGCAGGGCATCGGGTCGTGCTACCTCCTGTCGTCACTCATGGGCTACCTGCGGACCGACGCGGGCGATGCGCTGCTGCGCAAGAACGTGCGTTGGGACGAGCAGGAGCAGGGGTACTGGGTGACCCTCTACGTCGACGGCAAGCCCAAGCAGGTGTTCGTCGACGGCGTGTACGACGGGGGCGTCCGTCAGCCGGCGAGCGTCGTCGGGGTCGCGTCGGTCTACGAGGCCGCCGTCGGCATCCAGCTCGGTTACGCCGACCTCAACGACGGGGGGTACTCCAAGGACGCGATGCAGCTGATCACGGGCAAGGCGGGGGAGGAGTACACGACATCCCACTCGTGGTGGCCCTTCGACGACGAGTTCGGTGAGGAACGGGACGACATCGCCGACCGGCTTGCGCGCGGAGCCTCCGTCACCGCCGACACCGGCGGCCGCCCGAACGTCGACGATCTGGCCGTGCAGGTCGAGCGTGGTGGCTCGCGGGTCGACACCACGGTCGATGTCGTCGGTCGCCATGCCTACATGGTCGAGCGGATCGACGACGACGGCGGTGTGTGGGTGCGCAACCCGTGGGGCCAGGGCAACGGGGCCGATGGCGGCCAGGTGTTTCGCCTGGCCCCGGACGAGTTCCAGCGGGTGTTCGGCCGCGTGACGGTCTCGGAGGTGCCGTGA
- the fusA gene encoding elongation factor G: MALDVLTDLTKVRNIGIMAHIDAGKTTTTERILFYTGVNYKIGETHDGASTMDWMEQEQERGITITSAATTCYWKNNQINIIDTPGHVDFTVEVERSLRVLDGAVAVFDGKEGVEPQSETVWRQADKYDVPRICFVNKMDKLGADFYFTVDTIVNRLKAKPLVIQLPIGSENDFIGVVDLVEQRALVWRGETALGEKYEIEDIPADLAEKAAQYRAELIEAVAETDEALLEKYLAGEELTVAEIKGGIRKLTVSSEAYPVLCGSAFKNKGVQPMLDAVIDYLPTPLDVPAVQGHDVKDEEIVVERHPDATEPFSALAFKVASHPFFGKLTYVRVYSGKVAQGAQVLNSTKGKKERIGKLFQMHSNKENPVEDATAGHIYAFIGLKDVTTGDTLCALDAPVVLESMTFPEPVIDVAIEPKTKGDQEKLSLAIQKLAEEDPTFRVKLDEETGQTVIGGMGELHLDILVDRMRREFKVEANVGKPQVAYRETIRRAVEKIDYTHKKQTGGSGQYAKVQMTFQPLDPAEGELYEFENKVTGGRIPREYIPSVDAGIQSAMQLGVLAGFPLVGVKAILLDGAAHDVDSSEMAFKIAGSMILKEAVRKADPALLEPIMAVEVRTPEDYMGEVIGDLNSRRGMIQSMEDATGVKVIRAQVPLSEMFGYVGDLRSKTQGRAVYSMQFDSYAEVPRNVADEIIKKTRGE; the protein is encoded by the coding sequence GTGGCACTGGACGTGCTCACGGACCTCACGAAGGTCCGCAACATCGGCATCATGGCCCACATCGATGCCGGCAAGACGACGACCACCGAGCGGATCCTGTTCTACACCGGGGTCAACTACAAGATCGGTGAGACGCACGACGGTGCCTCGACGATGGACTGGATGGAGCAGGAGCAGGAGCGCGGCATCACGATCACGTCGGCCGCGACGACCTGTTACTGGAAGAACAACCAGATCAACATCATCGACACCCCCGGGCACGTGGACTTCACGGTCGAGGTCGAGCGCTCGCTGCGCGTCCTCGACGGTGCCGTCGCGGTGTTCGACGGCAAGGAGGGCGTGGAGCCCCAGTCGGAGACCGTCTGGCGCCAGGCCGACAAGTACGACGTCCCCCGCATCTGCTTCGTCAACAAGATGGACAAGCTCGGCGCGGACTTCTACTTCACGGTCGACACGATCGTGAACCGCCTCAAGGCCAAGCCGCTGGTCATCCAGCTGCCCATCGGTTCCGAGAACGACTTCATCGGCGTCGTGGACCTCGTCGAGCAGCGTGCACTGGTCTGGCGCGGCGAGACCGCGCTGGGCGAGAAGTACGAGATCGAGGACATCCCGGCCGACCTGGCCGAGAAGGCCGCGCAGTACCGCGCGGAGCTCATCGAGGCCGTCGCCGAGACGGACGAGGCGCTGCTCGAGAAGTACCTCGCCGGCGAGGAGCTGACGGTCGCCGAGATCAAGGGCGGCATCCGCAAGCTGACGGTCTCCTCGGAGGCCTACCCGGTGCTGTGCGGCTCGGCGTTCAAGAACAAGGGCGTGCAGCCCATGCTCGACGCCGTCATCGACTACCTGCCGACCCCGCTCGACGTCCCGGCCGTTCAGGGCCACGACGTCAAGGACGAGGAGATCGTCGTCGAGCGTCACCCCGACGCGACGGAGCCGTTCTCGGCGCTGGCGTTCAAGGTTGCCTCGCACCCGTTCTTCGGCAAGCTCACCTACGTCCGGGTGTACTCGGGCAAGGTGGCGCAGGGCGCCCAGGTGCTCAACTCGACCAAGGGCAAGAAGGAGCGCATCGGGAAGCTCTTCCAGATGCACTCCAACAAGGAGAACCCGGTCGAGGACGCCACCGCCGGCCACATCTACGCGTTCATCGGCCTCAAGGACGTCACCACCGGTGACACCCTGTGCGCCCTGGACGCCCCGGTGGTCCTCGAGTCGATGACCTTCCCGGAGCCCGTCATCGACGTGGCGATCGAGCCGAAGACGAAGGGCGACCAGGAGAAGCTCTCCCTGGCCATCCAGAAGCTCGCCGAGGAGGACCCGACGTTCCGGGTCAAGCTCGACGAGGAGACCGGCCAGACCGTCATCGGCGGCATGGGCGAGCTCCACCTCGACATCCTCGTGGACCGCATGCGCCGCGAGTTCAAGGTCGAGGCGAACGTCGGCAAGCCGCAGGTGGCCTACCGCGAGACGATCCGTCGTGCGGTCGAGAAGATCGACTACACGCACAAGAAGCAGACCGGTGGTTCGGGTCAGTACGCGAAGGTCCAGATGACCTTCCAGCCGCTGGACCCGGCCGAGGGCGAGCTGTACGAGTTCGAGAACAAGGTCACCGGTGGCCGCATCCCGCGCGAGTACATCCCGTCGGTCGACGCCGGTATCCAGAGCGCGATGCAGCTCGGCGTCCTGGCGGGCTTCCCGCTGGTGGGCGTCAAGGCGATCCTGCTCGACGGCGCGGCGCACGACGTCGACTCCTCGGAGATGGCGTTCAAGATCGCCGGTTCGATGATCCTCAAGGAAGCGGTCCGCAAGGCCGACCCGGCTCTTCTCGAGCCGATCATGGCGGTCGAGGTCCGTACCCCTGAGGACTACATGGGTGAAGTCATCGGCGACTTGAACTCGCGCCGAGGCATGATCCAGTCCATGGAGGACGCCACGGGCGTGAAGGTGATCCGCGCCCAGGTTCCTCTCTCCGAGATGTTCGGGTACGTCGGCGACCTGCGGTCCAAGACCCAGGGTCGTGCGGTGTACTCGATGCAGTTCGACAGCTACGCCGAGGTTCCTCGGAACGTTGCCGACGAGATCATCAAGAAGACCCGGGGCGAGTAG
- a CDS encoding DNA-directed RNA polymerase subunit beta' has translation MLDVNVFDELRIGLATADDIRAWSHGEVKKPETINYRTLKPEKDGLFCEKIFGPTRDWECYCGKYKRVRFKGIICERCGVEVTRSKVRRERMGHIELAAPVTHIWFFKGVPSRLGYLLDLAPKDLEKVIYFAAYMITWVDVDGRHEDLPNLQNEIDLEKKEIADRRDNDINTRAAKLEADLAELEAEGAKADARRKVRDSAEREMAQIRKRSDLELERLDTVWDRFKNLKVADLEGDEMLYRQLQDRYGNYFEGSMGAAAIQKRLQAFDLEAESDSLREIIRSGKGQRKTRALKRLKVVNAFLTTSNSPTGMVLDAVPVIPPDLRPMVQLDGGRFATSDLNDLYRRVINRNNRLKRLLDLGAPEIIVNNEKRMLQEAVDSLFDNGRRGRPVTGPGNRPLKSISDMLKGKQGRFRQNLLGKRVDYSGRSVIVVGPQLKLHQCGLPKQMALELFKPFVMKRLVDLNHAQNIKSAKRMVERARPVVWDVLEEVITEHPVLLNRAPTLHRLGIQAFEPQLVEGKAIHLHPLVCAAFNADFDGDQMAVHLPLSAEAQAEARILMLSSNNILKPSDGRPVTMPSQDMIIGLYHLTMDKDEPLGAGRAFSSVSEAIMAFDQGSLDLNAVVKIRFDDLVLAEDDAPEGWSEGQTLLFETTLGRALFNELLPVDYPYENGVVDKKRLSVIVNDLAERYPKVAVAASLDALKEAGFRWATRSGVTISISDVATPAAKKGILEEHEARAAKVQGQYEKGLITDDERRQELIEIWTQATDKVAESMRANFPKQNTVYKMVGSGARGNWMQVRQIAGMRGLVANPKGEIIPRPIKANYREGLSVLEYFIATHGARKGLADTALRTADSGYLTRRLVDVSQDVIVREEDCGTERGLTMPIGVPGADGALRRHDKVETSVYSRTLASDVEIDGEVVGNAGDDVGDVLLDALLAAGVTQLKIRSVLTCESRVGTCAKCYGRSLATGKLVDIGEAVGIIAAQSIGEPGTQLTMRTFHTGGVASADDITQGLPRVQELFEARTPKGEAPIAEFSGRIAIEEGDRSRRIVLTPDDGSEEIAYPITKRSRLLIADGDHVEVGTQLVQGAVDPKKVLRILGPRATQKHLVDEVQDVYRSQGVDIHDKHIEVIVRQMLRRVTVLDSGETGLLPGELAERGRFEDANRKAVSEGAQPAAGRPELMGITKASLATDSWLSAASFQETTRVLTEAAMSGRSDPLLGLKENVILGKLIPAGTGLPRYRNIAVEPTEEAKSELYPTFGYDEIDFPALGLGSGEAIPLEDIDFGDFR, from the coding sequence TTGCTCGACGTCAACGTCTTCGACGAGCTGCGCATCGGTCTGGCCACGGCCGACGACATCCGTGCCTGGTCGCACGGTGAGGTGAAGAAGCCCGAGACCATCAACTACCGGACCCTGAAGCCGGAGAAGGATGGCCTGTTCTGCGAGAAGATCTTCGGTCCCACCCGGGACTGGGAGTGCTACTGCGGCAAGTACAAGCGCGTGCGCTTCAAGGGCATCATCTGCGAGCGCTGCGGTGTCGAGGTCACGCGCTCCAAGGTGCGCCGTGAGCGCATGGGCCACATCGAGCTCGCCGCTCCGGTCACCCACATCTGGTTCTTCAAGGGTGTGCCCTCGCGTCTGGGCTACCTGCTGGACCTGGCCCCCAAGGACCTCGAGAAGGTCATCTACTTCGCGGCCTACATGATCACGTGGGTCGACGTCGACGGCCGGCACGAGGACCTCCCGAACCTCCAGAACGAGATCGACCTGGAGAAGAAGGAGATCGCGGACCGTCGCGACAACGACATCAACACCCGCGCCGCCAAGCTCGAGGCCGACCTGGCCGAGCTCGAGGCCGAGGGTGCCAAGGCCGACGCGCGCCGCAAGGTCCGCGACTCGGCCGAGCGTGAGATGGCGCAGATCCGCAAGCGCTCGGACCTCGAGCTCGAGCGCCTCGACACGGTCTGGGACCGCTTCAAGAACCTCAAGGTCGCCGACCTCGAGGGCGACGAGATGCTGTACCGCCAGCTGCAGGACCGCTACGGCAACTACTTCGAGGGTTCGATGGGTGCCGCCGCGATCCAGAAGCGGCTGCAGGCGTTCGACCTGGAGGCCGAGTCGGACTCGCTGCGCGAGATCATCCGCAGCGGCAAGGGCCAGCGCAAGACGCGTGCCCTCAAGCGCCTCAAGGTCGTCAACGCGTTCCTCACGACGAGCAACTCGCCCACGGGCATGGTCCTGGACGCCGTCCCGGTCATCCCGCCGGACCTGCGTCCGATGGTCCAGCTCGACGGTGGCCGTTTCGCCACCTCGGACCTGAACGACCTGTACCGCCGTGTGATCAACCGGAACAACCGGCTCAAGCGCCTGCTCGACCTGGGTGCGCCGGAGATCATCGTCAACAACGAGAAGCGGATGCTCCAGGAGGCCGTCGACTCGCTGTTCGACAACGGCCGCCGCGGTCGTCCCGTCACGGGCCCGGGCAACCGCCCGCTGAAGTCCATCTCGGACATGCTCAAGGGCAAGCAGGGTCGTTTCCGTCAGAACCTGCTGGGCAAGCGTGTCGACTACTCGGGCCGTTCGGTCATCGTGGTCGGCCCGCAGCTCAAGCTGCACCAGTGCGGTCTGCCCAAGCAGATGGCGCTCGAGCTGTTCAAGCCGTTCGTGATGAAGCGCCTGGTCGACCTGAACCACGCGCAGAACATCAAGTCGGCCAAGCGCATGGTCGAGCGTGCCCGCCCGGTCGTGTGGGACGTGCTCGAGGAGGTCATCACCGAGCACCCGGTGCTGCTGAACCGTGCACCCACGCTGCACCGTCTGGGCATCCAGGCGTTCGAGCCCCAGCTGGTCGAGGGCAAGGCGATCCACCTGCACCCGCTCGTCTGCGCCGCGTTCAACGCGGACTTCGACGGTGACCAGATGGCCGTCCACCTGCCCCTGAGCGCGGAGGCGCAGGCCGAGGCCCGCATCCTCATGCTCTCGAGCAACAACATCCTCAAGCCGTCGGACGGCCGTCCGGTGACCATGCCCTCGCAGGACATGATCATCGGTCTGTACCACCTGACGATGGACAAGGACGAGCCGCTCGGCGCAGGCCGGGCGTTCAGCTCGGTCTCCGAGGCGATCATGGCGTTCGACCAGGGCAGCCTGGACCTCAACGCCGTGGTGAAGATCCGCTTCGACGACCTGGTCCTCGCCGAGGACGACGCCCCCGAGGGCTGGTCCGAGGGTCAGACGCTGCTGTTCGAGACGACGCTCGGCCGTGCGCTCTTCAACGAGCTGCTCCCGGTCGACTACCCGTACGAGAACGGCGTCGTCGACAAGAAGCGCCTGTCGGTCATCGTCAACGACCTGGCCGAGCGCTACCCGAAGGTCGCCGTCGCGGCGTCCCTCGACGCCCTGAAGGAGGCCGGCTTCCGCTGGGCCACCCGCTCGGGCGTGACGATCTCCATCTCCGACGTCGCGACGCCGGCGGCGAAGAAGGGGATCCTCGAGGAGCACGAGGCGCGGGCCGCCAAGGTCCAGGGCCAGTACGAGAAGGGTCTGATCACCGACGACGAGCGCCGCCAGGAGCTCATCGAGATCTGGACGCAGGCCACCGACAAGGTCGCCGAGTCGATGCGCGCGAACTTCCCGAAGCAGAACACCGTCTACAAGATGGTCGGCTCCGGTGCGCGTGGTAACTGGATGCAGGTCCGGCAGATCGCCGGTATGCGTGGCCTGGTGGCGAACCCGAAGGGCGAGATCATCCCTCGCCCGATCAAGGCGAACTACCGCGAGGGCCTGTCGGTCCTGGAGTACTTCATCGCGACGCACGGTGCCCGTAAGGGTCTGGCGGACACCGCTCTGCGGACCGCCGACTCGGGCTACCTGACCCGTCGTCTGGTGGACGTCTCGCAGGACGTCATCGTCCGCGAGGAGGACTGCGGCACCGAGCGTGGTCTGACCATGCCGATCGGGGTCCCCGGCGCCGACGGCGCCCTGCGTCGCCACGACAAGGTCGAGACGAGCGTCTACTCGCGCACGCTGGCCTCCGACGTGGAGATCGACGGCGAGGTCGTCGGCAACGCCGGTGACGACGTCGGCGACGTGCTGCTCGACGCGCTGCTCGCCGCGGGTGTCACGCAGCTGAAGATCCGTTCGGTCCTCACCTGCGAGTCCCGCGTCGGCACGTGCGCCAAGTGCTACGGCCGTTCGCTGGCCACCGGCAAGCTCGTCGACATCGGCGAGGCCGTCGGCATCATCGCGGCCCAGTCGATCGGTGAGCCCGGTACGCAGCTGACGATGCGTACCTTCCACACCGGTGGTGTGGCGTCGGCCGACGACATCACGCAGGGTCTGCCGCGTGTCCAGGAGCTCTTCGAGGCCCGTACCCCCAAGGGTGAGGCGCCGATCGCGGAGTTCTCGGGTCGCATCGCGATCGAGGAGGGTGACCGTTCGCGGCGCATCGTCCTGACGCCGGACGACGGCTCCGAGGAGATCGCCTACCCGATCACCAAGCGTTCGCGCCTGCTGATCGCGGACGGCGACCACGTCGAGGTCGGCACCCAGCTGGTCCAGGGTGCTGTCGACCCGAAGAAGGTGCTGCGCATCCTCGGCCCGCGTGCCACGCAGAAGCACCTGGTCGACGAGGTGCAGGACGTCTACCGCTCGCAGGGCGTGGACATCCACGACAAGCACATCGAGGTCATCGTGCGGCAGATGCTGCGTCGTGTGACCGTGCTCGACTCCGGTGAGACGGGCCTGCTTCCGGGCGAGCTCGCCGAGCGTGGCCGCTTCGAGGACGCGAACCGCAAGGCCGTGTCCGAGGGCGCCCAGCCGGCCGCCGGTCGTCCCGAGCTGATGGGCATCACGAAGGCGTCGCTCGCGACGGACTCGTGGCTGTCGGCCGCCTCCTTCCAGGAGACGACGCGCGTGCTCACCGAGGCCGCCATGTCGGGTCGGTCCGACCCGCTGCTCGGCCTCAAGGAGAACGTCATCCTCGGCAAGCTCATCCCCGCCGGCACGGGCCTGCCCCGCTACCGCAACATCGCGGTGGAGCCGACGGAGGAGGCGAAGTCGGAGCTGTACCCGACGTTCGGCTACGACGAGATCGACTTCCCCGCCCTGGGCCTCGGCTCGGGCGAGGCGATCCCGCTCGAGGACATCGACTTCGGCGACTTCCGCTGA